Proteins encoded by one window of Kribbella italica:
- a CDS encoding ABC transporter permease — MLAIARSEMIQIFRNRLVLVTGLVIPVAVSGYFVYQHDVFSDLGSLGYIAAIVMFTVLSFGLYTTAVTTLASRRQNLFLKRLRSTAAGDAGILTGLVAPATVIALVQVVVILIVLGAVTTEPAQVPLLAVAIVATTAMMVALALATAGLTNSPEHAQVTTLPVSLLVIAVASWVGITGTEDFALLKRLLPGGSATQMVINAWNGGVPLLDSLPLLATTVGWVAVAVTLAVRLFRWEPRR, encoded by the coding sequence ATGTTGGCCATCGCTCGCAGCGAGATGATCCAGATCTTCCGGAATCGGCTCGTCCTGGTCACCGGCCTCGTCATCCCGGTCGCCGTCAGCGGCTACTTCGTCTACCAGCACGACGTGTTCTCGGACCTGGGCAGCCTCGGCTACATCGCAGCGATCGTGATGTTCACCGTGCTGTCCTTCGGGCTCTACACCACCGCGGTGACCACCCTCGCGTCGCGCCGGCAGAACCTCTTCCTCAAGCGTCTACGTTCCACCGCGGCGGGCGACGCCGGCATCCTCACCGGGCTGGTTGCTCCGGCCACCGTCATCGCGCTCGTCCAAGTGGTCGTGATCCTGATCGTGCTGGGAGCGGTGACCACCGAGCCGGCTCAGGTCCCGCTCCTCGCAGTGGCGATCGTGGCGACCACGGCCATGATGGTCGCCCTGGCACTGGCCACGGCCGGACTGACGAACTCTCCCGAGCACGCGCAGGTGACCACCCTGCCGGTGAGCTTGCTGGTCATCGCCGTGGCCAGCTGGGTGGGCATCACCGGTACGGAGGACTTCGCCCTGCTCAAAAGACTGCTCCCTGGTGGATCTGCTACCCAGATGGTCATCAACGCCTGGAACGGCGGCGTTCCCTTGCTCGACTCACTTCCCCTGCTGGCCACCACGGTGGGATGGGTTGCCGTCGCCGTCACTCTGGCTGTTCGCCTGTTCCGCTGGGAACCACGCCGATGA
- a CDS encoding alpha/beta fold hydrolase, whose protein sequence is MGYITVGHENSTAIELYYEDQGAGQPIVLIHGYPLNGHSWERQTHELLAEGYRVITYDRRGFGNSSKVGSGYDYDTFAADLQTLLETLDLRDVVLIGFSMGTGELARYVSRHGHERVAKLAFLASLEPFLPVRDDNPDGVPQEVFDGIEAAAKEDRYAWYSQFFANFYNLDENLGQRISQEAVTASWNVAVSSAPVAAYAVVSSWIEDFRADVEAVRDSRKPVLILHGTADNILPIDATARRFRQLLPDATYVEVEGAPHGLLWTHAAEVNTALRAFLG, encoded by the coding sequence ATGGGATACATCACCGTCGGACACGAGAACAGCACCGCGATCGAGCTCTACTACGAGGACCAGGGCGCAGGACAGCCGATCGTCCTCATCCACGGATATCCACTGAACGGCCACAGCTGGGAACGCCAGACGCACGAACTGCTGGCCGAGGGGTATCGGGTCATCACGTACGACCGTCGCGGGTTCGGAAACTCGTCGAAGGTCGGGTCCGGCTACGACTACGACACGTTCGCCGCCGACCTGCAGACCCTCCTGGAGACCCTCGACCTCCGCGACGTCGTCCTCATCGGCTTCTCGATGGGCACGGGCGAGCTCGCTCGCTACGTCTCGCGACACGGCCACGAGCGTGTCGCGAAACTGGCGTTCCTTGCCTCGCTGGAGCCCTTCCTCCCGGTCCGTGACGACAACCCCGACGGAGTGCCGCAGGAGGTCTTCGACGGCATCGAGGCAGCGGCGAAGGAGGACCGGTACGCGTGGTACTCGCAGTTCTTCGCCAACTTCTACAACCTGGACGAGAACCTCGGTCAGCGGATCAGCCAGGAAGCCGTCACCGCCAGCTGGAACGTCGCCGTCTCCAGCGCCCCGGTCGCCGCCTACGCCGTGGTGTCCTCGTGGATCGAGGACTTCCGCGCCGACGTGGAGGCGGTCCGCGACAGCAGGAAGCCGGTGCTGATCCTGCACGGCACCGCCGACAACATCCTCCCTATCGACGCCACCGCCCGCCGGTTCCGCCAACTGCTGCCCGACGCGACCTACGTCGAGGTCGAGGGTGCACCGCACGGACTGCTCTGGACGCACGCCGCCGAAGTCAACACGGCGCTGCGCGCGTTCCTGGGCTGA
- a CDS encoding DUF4260 family protein, producing the protein MTGQVRLTQRAEAGAVAVAALVAAVAVYPAWWWVVFAAFLAFDLSMLGYLRSTAAGAATYNAVHNYAFPALAAVAALTLQPASETLSTTAGVLACSWAFHVGVDRALGYGLKLPDSFRNTHLGQIGRGGSVEHD; encoded by the coding sequence ATGACCGGCCAGGTTCGCCTCACCCAGCGTGCCGAGGCGGGAGCGGTGGCCGTCGCCGCCCTCGTCGCGGCCGTCGCCGTGTATCCGGCGTGGTGGTGGGTTGTGTTCGCCGCGTTTCTCGCCTTCGACCTCTCGATGCTGGGCTACCTACGGTCGACCGCCGCCGGTGCCGCGACGTACAACGCGGTCCACAACTACGCGTTCCCCGCGTTGGCGGCGGTGGCCGCGCTGACTCTGCAGCCGGCGTCCGAGACCTTGTCGACGACAGCCGGAGTACTTGCCTGTTCGTGGGCTTTCCACGTCGGCGTCGATCGCGCCCTCGGGTACGGCCTGAAGCTACCGGACTCGTTCAGGAACACACACCTCGGACAGATCGGCCGCGGAGGCAGCGTTGAGCACGATTGA
- a CDS encoding MFS transporter: MNDTAPKATAASWIGLAVLVLPLLLITIDGTVLILGLPAISGELSPTGVEQLWMVDVYSLVLAGLLVAMSAVGDRFGRRRNLLIGSVVFAIASAAGALATEPWMLIGARALLGVGGAIMMPSTLSLVRNMFLDRQQRRYAMAVWGAMASVGAAVGPIVGGWVIETFSWQAAFLMNIPVMLLLLLLGPFLLPESRNPELHRIDLLSVVLSLVGMIGVVYAIKSLTGGKDTALGIAALVVGVTAVAAFIRRQLRLPTPLMEVRLFKVRYFRGAVIADLLSIFAMVGALVALVQHLQLVLGLGPLQASLWLLPQAIVAATAGFVAASLVRRILPAYVITAGLLIAATGFLLTIFLTPTSSPALTATSLALVSLGAGMGLGLSNDIIMSSVKPERAGQAAATSETAYELGTTLGTAVLGGVLVAWYTKGVSADTDALQLPAALAERASSTMAEALLVAGEVGGSTGASILRIAEGAFTEAITVTGIAGAGIMVLAALWALVTLRGAAANQDLAADHAQEPEHEPRH, translated from the coding sequence ATGAACGACACCGCTCCCAAGGCCACCGCCGCGAGCTGGATCGGTCTCGCCGTACTGGTCCTTCCCCTGCTTCTGATCACGATCGACGGCACGGTCCTGATCCTGGGTTTGCCGGCGATCTCCGGCGAGCTGAGTCCTACCGGTGTCGAGCAGTTGTGGATGGTCGACGTCTACTCACTCGTTCTGGCCGGGCTGCTGGTGGCGATGAGCGCCGTGGGTGACCGGTTCGGTCGCCGGCGTAACCTGCTCATCGGCTCGGTCGTCTTCGCGATCGCCTCCGCGGCCGGCGCGCTGGCCACCGAGCCCTGGATGCTGATCGGCGCTCGCGCGCTCCTCGGCGTGGGTGGTGCGATCATGATGCCGTCGACGTTGTCGCTGGTGCGCAACATGTTCCTCGATCGCCAGCAGCGTCGCTACGCGATGGCCGTGTGGGGCGCGATGGCTTCGGTAGGAGCCGCGGTCGGACCCATCGTCGGCGGCTGGGTCATCGAGACGTTCAGCTGGCAGGCCGCGTTCCTGATGAACATCCCGGTCATGCTGCTCCTGCTCCTGCTCGGCCCGTTCCTGCTGCCCGAGAGCCGGAATCCCGAGCTGCACCGGATCGACCTCCTCAGCGTCGTCCTCTCCCTGGTCGGCATGATCGGCGTGGTCTACGCGATCAAGTCCCTCACCGGCGGCAAGGACACCGCTCTGGGGATCGCTGCTCTCGTCGTCGGCGTGACCGCGGTCGCTGCATTCATCAGGCGGCAGCTGAGGCTCCCCACCCCGCTGATGGAGGTCAGGCTGTTCAAGGTGCGCTACTTCCGCGGAGCCGTCATCGCGGATCTGCTGTCGATCTTCGCGATGGTCGGCGCGCTGGTGGCGCTCGTCCAGCATCTCCAGCTCGTCCTCGGTCTCGGCCCGCTCCAGGCCTCCCTGTGGCTGTTGCCCCAGGCAATCGTTGCCGCGACCGCCGGATTCGTCGCGGCGAGCCTGGTCCGGCGCATCCTCCCCGCGTACGTCATCACCGCCGGGCTCCTGATCGCCGCCACCGGCTTCCTGCTGACCATCTTCCTGACGCCGACCTCGAGCCCCGCGCTGACCGCCACCTCCCTCGCGCTGGTCTCGCTGGGCGCGGGCATGGGCCTGGGGCTGAGCAACGACATCATCATGAGTTCCGTCAAGCCCGAGCGGGCCGGGCAGGCCGCCGCGACTTCGGAGACCGCGTACGAGCTCGGTACGACGCTCGGTACGGCGGTGCTGGGTGGGGTGCTGGTCGCCTGGTACACCAAGGGCGTCAGCGCCGACACCGATGCGCTTCAGCTCCCGGCGGCCCTGGCCGAGCGGGCGTCGTCGACGATGGCCGAAGCTCTGCTGGTGGCCGGCGAGGTCGGCGGCAGCACGGGAGCGTCCATCCTCAGGATCGCCGAGGGCGCGTTCACCGAAGCGATCACCGTCACCGGCATCGCCGGTGCCGGGATCATGGTCCTCGCCGCGCTCTGGGCCCTCGTCACCCTCCGGGGCGCCGCCGCCAACCAAGATCTCGCGGCGGACCACGCGCAAGAACCCGAGCACGAACCCCGGCACTGA
- a CDS encoding TetR/AcrR family transcriptional regulator — translation MAEGRQTRNTERTRRAALDAATQVILERGAAVTLAQVASVAGISKSGLIHHFGNRDQLVIAVVEDAYERFRESVLSHLDLSENYPGKMLRAYVRALCAGSADALDARDVTSAPNWSGLYTIPAVATVVEKHNVWWSEQFALDGLSTERIQIVRRAAEGVAAAVLYGEEDEASILAARRLLLELATDGTFRTPL, via the coding sequence ATGGCTGAGGGGCGACAAACGCGGAACACCGAACGCACGCGGCGCGCGGCGCTCGATGCAGCCACCCAGGTGATCCTGGAAAGAGGCGCCGCGGTCACCCTGGCTCAGGTGGCCTCGGTCGCCGGCATCTCCAAGAGCGGTCTGATCCACCACTTCGGCAATCGGGATCAACTGGTGATCGCCGTGGTGGAGGACGCGTACGAACGCTTCCGCGAGTCGGTGCTCAGCCATCTCGACCTGTCGGAGAACTACCCCGGCAAGATGCTGCGTGCCTACGTTCGCGCACTCTGCGCAGGAAGTGCCGACGCCTTGGACGCGCGCGACGTCACGTCAGCGCCGAACTGGAGCGGTCTGTACACGATCCCGGCGGTGGCCACCGTCGTGGAGAAGCACAATGTGTGGTGGAGCGAGCAGTTCGCCTTGGACGGACTCAGCACCGAGCGCATCCAGATCGTGCGCCGAGCCGCCGAGGGGGTCGCCGCCGCGGTCCTGTACGGCGAGGAGGACGAAGCGAGCATCCTGGCTGCTCGCCGCCTGCTGCTCGAGCTCGCCACTGACGGCACGTTTCGCACGCCCCTCTGA
- a CDS encoding glycoside hydrolase family 26 protein gives MTTPRTPVTPGASPAAQELLTYLYEISGRRTLTGQHNTPRELSAYSEQVTEITGRTAAVWGQDFGFSEDGDMDGIEFRPQIVREAIRQHAAGRVITLMWHAVRPTSEEPVTFKGDICRGALEQTDWDALFVESSEVHGRWIRQVDVIAALLAELRDAGVPVLWRPYHELNGDWFWWCGRPGPGGHARLYRMMFERFTQVHQLTNLVWVWNASPPNSDNVQPYADFYPGHDVVDVLATDVYNNGYGQDHYEELLTVADGRPVALGEVGVMPTPELLEAQPQWVWFMTWTNFLTNANTPEAVRELYAGARTRTEPRSAM, from the coding sequence ATGACGACCCCACGCACACCGGTCACGCCTGGAGCGAGTCCGGCGGCCCAGGAGTTGCTGACGTACCTGTACGAGATCTCCGGGCGGAGGACCTTGACCGGTCAGCACAACACGCCACGGGAGCTGTCGGCGTACAGCGAGCAGGTCACCGAGATCACGGGACGGACCGCCGCGGTCTGGGGCCAGGACTTCGGGTTCTCCGAAGACGGCGACATGGACGGGATCGAGTTCCGCCCGCAGATCGTCCGGGAGGCGATCCGGCAGCATGCTGCGGGCCGAGTGATCACGCTGATGTGGCACGCGGTCCGGCCGACCTCCGAGGAGCCGGTCACCTTCAAGGGCGACATCTGCCGCGGTGCTCTGGAGCAAACGGACTGGGACGCGTTGTTCGTCGAGTCCTCCGAGGTACACGGTCGATGGATCCGGCAGGTCGACGTCATCGCCGCTCTGCTGGCGGAGCTCCGTGATGCCGGTGTCCCGGTGCTCTGGCGGCCGTACCACGAGCTCAACGGCGACTGGTTCTGGTGGTGCGGCCGACCGGGTCCGGGTGGGCACGCACGGCTGTACCGGATGATGTTCGAGAGGTTCACCCAGGTCCACCAGCTGACCAACCTGGTCTGGGTCTGGAACGCCAGTCCACCGAACAGCGACAACGTGCAGCCGTACGCCGACTTCTATCCCGGCCACGACGTGGTCGACGTCCTGGCCACCGATGTCTACAACAACGGCTACGGCCAGGACCACTACGAGGAGCTGCTCACCGTCGCCGACGGACGGCCGGTCGCGCTGGGCGAGGTCGGTGTGATGCCGACTCCCGAGCTCCTCGAAGCGCAGCCGCAGTGGGTCTGGTTCATGACCTGGACGAACTTCCTGACCAACGCCAACACTCCTGAAGCTGTCCGCGAGCTGTACGCCGGCGCTCGGACCCGGACCGAACCACGGTCTGCGATGTGA
- a CDS encoding glycosyl hydrolase family 28 protein has product MPTFFDIRDHGAVGDGVSNDAKAIQAAIDECTTRGGGTVVVPAGAVYLAGSIVLRSNVELHVERGATLQCSGDWTDITERSTVSALSGGVITPETVESGQFITAHGAENVAITGAGTIDGGGRHYVLENLGPIYRMPNARPFTVFLIGCTDVTITDTLFRDAALWTVRLTGCESVLIRGIRIRNDMLLPNADGIDLDHCRRVRVSDCDIRCPDDAISLKTCEEFPDAGPCEDITVTNCVLESRSSALVIGVDVVQPIRNVVVSNCVIRDSHRGLSVNLGQKTQFENILFTGIVVETRIDDDAWWGRGEPIYVSAMPWHDEVGTVRNVRFVNILARSENGAYVEGFERGLIEGILLDNVRIELEHRGELAGGRYDRRPYSGAGEIVDHPTAGFYVKNADDVTLRNCEVVWAGESQPWHGPAVETVNAGVVVEGFRGDSARPGEIPAMVRS; this is encoded by the coding sequence GTGCCCACCTTTTTCGACATCCGCGACCACGGCGCGGTCGGTGACGGCGTCAGCAACGACGCGAAAGCCATCCAGGCCGCCATCGACGAGTGCACGACGCGCGGGGGCGGTACGGTCGTCGTACCCGCTGGTGCGGTGTATCTGGCCGGTTCGATCGTGCTCAGATCCAACGTCGAGCTGCACGTCGAACGCGGCGCCACGCTGCAGTGCAGCGGCGACTGGACCGACATCACCGAACGATCGACCGTCAGCGCGCTGTCCGGCGGCGTCATCACTCCAGAGACTGTGGAAAGCGGCCAGTTCATCACCGCGCACGGAGCCGAGAACGTCGCCATCACCGGTGCCGGCACGATCGACGGCGGCGGTCGCCACTACGTGCTGGAGAACCTCGGCCCGATCTACCGGATGCCCAACGCCCGGCCGTTCACGGTCTTCCTGATCGGCTGTACGGACGTGACCATCACCGACACGCTGTTCCGCGACGCCGCGTTGTGGACCGTACGGCTCACCGGCTGCGAGAGCGTGCTGATCCGCGGGATCCGGATCCGCAACGACATGCTGCTGCCGAACGCCGACGGCATCGACCTCGACCACTGCCGGCGGGTCCGGGTCAGTGACTGCGACATCCGGTGTCCGGACGACGCGATCTCGCTGAAGACCTGTGAGGAGTTTCCCGACGCCGGGCCCTGCGAGGACATCACGGTGACCAACTGTGTGCTGGAGTCCCGGTCCAGCGCGCTGGTCATTGGGGTCGACGTCGTGCAGCCGATCCGCAACGTTGTCGTCAGCAACTGTGTGATCCGCGACAGCCATCGCGGACTGTCGGTCAATCTGGGCCAGAAGACGCAGTTCGAGAACATCCTGTTCACCGGCATCGTGGTCGAGACCCGGATCGACGACGACGCCTGGTGGGGCCGGGGTGAACCGATCTACGTGTCCGCGATGCCGTGGCACGACGAGGTCGGGACGGTGCGCAACGTGCGTTTCGTCAACATCCTCGCCCGCAGCGAGAACGGCGCGTACGTCGAAGGGTTCGAGCGCGGACTGATCGAGGGAATTCTGCTGGACAACGTCCGGATCGAGCTGGAGCACCGCGGTGAGCTGGCGGGGGGACGCTACGACCGCCGGCCGTACTCCGGCGCCGGCGAGATCGTCGACCACCCGACGGCCGGCTTCTACGTGAAGAACGCCGACGACGTGACCCTTCGCAACTGCGAGGTGGTGTGGGCAGGAGAGTCACAGCCGTGGCACGGGCCGGCTGTCGAGACCGTGAACGCCGGCGTCGTGGTCGAGGGGTTCCGCGGTGACTCGGCCCGTCCTGGGGAGATCCCGGCAATGGTGAGGAGCTGA
- a CDS encoding glycoside hydrolase family 2 protein, whose amino-acid sequence MTRLSLHAEWTLHPIAGPLPTGLPSAVPATVPGTVHTDLLAAGLIPDPYLDRNEHDLLWIGESDFAYRRTVQIDALGPDERLDLVAEGLDTFATVLVNGRRAGAFRNQHRSYRIDLRSLVHPGANEVGIEFASALRSAREAEARLGARPYVGNALPYNAVRKMACNFGWDWGPVVVTAGIWRPLWLHRWSGARIAEVLPQVTVDAEGNGVVRCRVELERTDHARVELRVRVVGQDPGTGQTSLGSAHAETSLTVTTTDAEVRLDVPDVELWWPRGHGAQPLYQLEVDLLRDGERLDSWSRSIGFRTVEVRVEPDEFGTCWEFVVNGRRIFVKGANWIPGDCFLPRFGRPQYQARIQDAIDAGFNLLRVWGGGIYEDDDFYDLCNREGLLVWQDFPFACAAYAEAPELWSEVEAEARENVVRLAPNPSLVVWNGSNENIEGFYHWGWRERLGPDTDWGLGYYEKLLPGLLAELDPGRAYLPSSPWSPGRPDDPRNPDHGPVHSWEVWNRQDYRAYRDDTPRFVAEFGFQGPPNWATLTEAVHDQPLRPDSPGVVSHQKADDGNGKLLRGLGDHLPVPDLMEHWHFATQLNQARAITYGVEHFRSHAPRTSGYVIWQLNDCWPVTSWSAVDSAGRRKPLWYALRALNAERLLSFQPRPDGLSLIVSNDTAEEWAARLRLWRAGFDGTTQEDQYVDVVVPAFGSRTVLLDNLLTKVERPESALLLASADGVRRALWYFGEDPGLDLREPVLEVAVRPTPAGVVLEVTAGTFVKDLVVNADRLHPGARVDDNLITLLPGERHSFVLTLPDAVRLPPRDRWDPFALLTANHLIQAQLNR is encoded by the coding sequence TTGACCCGTCTGTCACTGCACGCCGAATGGACCCTGCATCCGATCGCCGGCCCGCTGCCGACCGGGCTCCCGTCCGCGGTGCCGGCGACCGTGCCCGGAACGGTTCACACGGACCTCCTGGCGGCCGGCTTGATCCCGGACCCTTACCTGGACCGCAACGAGCACGATCTGCTGTGGATCGGCGAGTCGGACTTCGCCTACCGCCGGACCGTCCAGATCGATGCCCTGGGCCCCGACGAGCGGTTGGACCTGGTGGCCGAGGGCCTGGACACGTTCGCCACCGTGCTGGTCAACGGCCGGCGGGCCGGAGCGTTTCGTAATCAGCACCGGTCGTACCGGATCGACCTGCGGAGCCTCGTGCACCCTGGTGCCAACGAGGTGGGGATCGAGTTCGCCTCGGCACTGCGCAGCGCACGGGAAGCCGAGGCCCGGCTCGGCGCTCGCCCGTACGTCGGAAACGCGCTGCCGTACAACGCCGTCCGCAAGATGGCCTGCAACTTCGGCTGGGACTGGGGACCGGTCGTGGTGACGGCCGGGATCTGGCGACCGTTGTGGTTGCACCGCTGGAGCGGCGCCCGGATCGCCGAGGTCCTGCCGCAGGTCACGGTCGATGCCGAGGGCAACGGCGTCGTCAGGTGCCGGGTCGAGCTCGAGCGCACCGATCACGCTCGGGTCGAGTTGAGGGTCAGGGTCGTCGGGCAGGATCCCGGCACCGGACAGACCTCGCTCGGCAGTGCTCACGCCGAGACAAGCTTGACCGTCACCACGACCGACGCCGAAGTACGGCTCGACGTGCCGGACGTGGAGTTGTGGTGGCCGCGAGGCCACGGCGCGCAGCCGTTGTACCAGCTGGAGGTCGATCTGCTGCGGGACGGCGAGCGACTCGATTCCTGGTCCCGTTCGATCGGCTTCCGGACCGTCGAGGTCCGCGTCGAGCCGGACGAGTTCGGGACCTGCTGGGAGTTCGTGGTCAACGGGCGCCGGATCTTCGTCAAGGGTGCGAACTGGATCCCGGGCGACTGTTTCCTGCCCCGGTTCGGCCGGCCGCAGTACCAGGCGAGGATCCAGGACGCGATCGACGCCGGGTTCAACCTGCTCCGGGTCTGGGGCGGCGGGATCTACGAGGACGACGACTTCTACGACCTGTGCAACCGGGAAGGACTGCTGGTCTGGCAGGACTTCCCGTTCGCGTGCGCGGCGTACGCCGAGGCGCCGGAGCTGTGGTCGGAGGTCGAGGCGGAGGCCCGCGAGAACGTCGTACGGCTGGCTCCGAATCCGTCGCTCGTGGTGTGGAACGGCAGCAACGAGAACATCGAAGGCTTCTACCACTGGGGCTGGCGTGAGCGACTCGGTCCGGACACGGACTGGGGGCTCGGGTACTACGAGAAGCTGCTGCCAGGCCTTCTCGCCGAGCTCGACCCCGGCCGGGCCTACCTGCCCTCCAGCCCGTGGAGTCCGGGCAGACCGGACGATCCACGCAATCCGGATCACGGTCCGGTGCACAGCTGGGAGGTGTGGAATCGCCAGGACTACCGCGCCTACCGCGACGACACCCCGCGGTTCGTCGCGGAGTTCGGCTTCCAGGGGCCGCCCAACTGGGCGACGCTGACCGAGGCCGTGCATGATCAGCCCCTGCGACCGGATTCTCCGGGCGTGGTCTCGCATCAGAAGGCCGACGACGGCAACGGCAAGCTGCTGCGAGGTCTGGGCGACCATCTACCCGTTCCGGACCTCATGGAGCACTGGCACTTCGCCACCCAGTTGAACCAGGCGCGAGCGATCACGTACGGCGTTGAGCACTTCCGGTCCCATGCTCCGCGAACCAGCGGATACGTGATCTGGCAGCTCAACGACTGCTGGCCGGTGACGAGCTGGTCCGCGGTGGACAGCGCTGGAAGGCGCAAACCGCTGTGGTACGCGCTGCGGGCGCTGAACGCCGAGCGCCTGCTGTCCTTCCAGCCGCGACCGGACGGGCTGAGCCTGATCGTGTCCAACGACACCGCCGAGGAGTGGGCGGCTCGGCTGCGGTTGTGGCGGGCAGGATTCGACGGAACCACGCAGGAGGACCAGTACGTCGACGTGGTGGTGCCGGCGTTCGGCAGCAGGACGGTTCTCCTGGACAACCTTCTGACCAAAGTCGAGCGCCCGGAGTCGGCACTGTTGCTGGCTTCGGCCGACGGCGTCCGCCGGGCCCTGTGGTACTTCGGCGAGGACCCAGGACTCGACCTGCGCGAGCCGGTACTCGAGGTCGCGGTCCGTCCGACGCCGGCCGGCGTCGTGCTCGAGGTGACGGCCGGCACCTTCGTGAAAGACCTGGTCGTCAACGCGGACCGCCTGCATCCCGGCGCTCGCGTCGACGACAACTTGATCACTCTGCTGCCGGGCGAGCGGCACTCCTTCGTCCTCACCCTGCCGGACGCGGTGCGGCTGCCGCCGCGCGACCGATGGGACCCGTTCGCCCTGCTCACCGCGAACCACTTGATCCAGGCCCAGCTGAACCGCTGA
- a CDS encoding glycoside hydrolase 5 family protein, with protein sequence MSDDARDRASGDRGRRSGPQRAPSRRQLLVGAGTAAGVAAVSATGALPAAADSAASPWPRQEFVTVRGGEFWLSRRRWRWTGTNCYYLHNKSHYMIDSMLNNAKAMSLEVVRAWAFFDGEGEGALQPAPYEYDDDAFDALDYTIYKAGQLGLRLVLPLVNNWPDYGGMRQYVDWFLALPDDSYGAAVNHDRFYTDDDIRRCFLGWVRHVIERRNPYTGRRYRDEPAIMTWELANEPRNRSDPTGHGVLRWASDVSRAVKRLAPRQLVAVGDEGMGLRPNDPDYPYSTYEGNRWLELSALPAIDYATVHLYPQSWGRIPADGVDPIDWGRRWITDHVRLGRDRLRKPVVLEEFGLEIEESKGVPDLATRNRGYDQWLTDFEGAGGAGTQFWILTALTDAGIPYDDYDGYRVLYPSDTAELISRHARSVSRS encoded by the coding sequence ATGTCCGACGATGCGAGAGATAGGGCCAGCGGAGATCGCGGCCGGCGGTCGGGACCGCAACGCGCGCCCAGCCGGCGACAACTCCTGGTCGGCGCCGGCACGGCCGCGGGTGTCGCCGCCGTCTCGGCGACAGGCGCTCTGCCGGCTGCCGCCGACTCCGCGGCCTCCCCTTGGCCGCGACAGGAGTTCGTCACGGTCCGCGGAGGTGAGTTCTGGCTGAGCCGCCGCCGCTGGCGGTGGACCGGTACGAACTGCTACTACCTGCACAACAAGTCCCACTACATGATCGACAGCATGCTCAACAACGCCAAGGCGATGTCGCTGGAGGTGGTCCGGGCGTGGGCCTTCTTCGACGGAGAGGGCGAGGGAGCGCTGCAACCGGCGCCGTACGAGTACGACGACGACGCCTTCGACGCACTGGACTACACGATCTACAAAGCCGGTCAGCTCGGTCTGAGGCTCGTGCTGCCCCTGGTGAACAACTGGCCGGACTACGGCGGTATGCGTCAGTACGTCGACTGGTTCCTCGCGTTGCCGGACGACAGCTACGGGGCCGCGGTCAACCACGACCGCTTCTACACCGATGACGACATCCGCCGGTGCTTCCTCGGCTGGGTGCGCCACGTGATCGAGCGCCGCAACCCCTACACTGGACGGCGCTATCGCGACGAGCCGGCGATCATGACCTGGGAGCTCGCGAACGAGCCACGGAACCGGTCGGATCCCACCGGGCACGGCGTGCTGCGCTGGGCGTCCGACGTGAGTCGCGCGGTCAAGCGACTCGCGCCCCGGCAACTGGTTGCCGTCGGCGACGAAGGGATGGGCTTGCGTCCGAACGACCCGGACTATCCGTACAGCACCTACGAGGGGAACCGCTGGCTCGAACTGTCGGCGCTGCCGGCGATCGACTACGCGACCGTCCACCTCTACCCGCAGAGCTGGGGCCGGATCCCCGCCGACGGTGTGGATCCGATCGACTGGGGCCGCCGATGGATCACCGATCACGTACGGCTCGGCCGCGACCGGCTCCGTAAGCCGGTAGTACTGGAGGAGTTCGGCCTGGAGATCGAGGAGAGCAAGGGAGTTCCCGATCTGGCCACCCGCAATCGCGGCTACGACCAATGGCTCACCGATTTCGAAGGTGCCGGCGGCGCCGGCACACAGTTCTGGATCCTGACCGCGTTGACCGATGCGGGCATCCCGTACGACGACTACGACGGTTACCGCGTTCTCTATCCCAGCGACACTGCCGAGCTGATCTCCCGGCACGCCCGCTCCGTCAGCCGTTCCTGA